The following are encoded in a window of Deinococcus aerolatus genomic DNA:
- the rplD gene encoding 50S ribosomal protein L4, whose product MAQINVIGQNGGRQISLDLPEANANLLHEVVTWQLASRRRGTASTKTRAQVSATGKKMYSQKGTGNARHGDRTVPTFVGGGVAFGPKPRNYGYTLPRKVRQLGLAMALSDRQQEGMLTAVDGFGLDGKTKGFVSWAADNGMNGTESVLLVTDDAVARQAARNVPWVTVLAVAGLNAYDILRHDRLVIDAVALEPAQDEQAEEEGAA is encoded by the coding sequence ATGGCGCAGATTAACGTCATCGGACAGAACGGTGGTCGTCAGATCAGCCTGGACCTGCCCGAAGCCAACGCAAACCTGCTGCACGAAGTGGTGACCTGGCAGCTTGCCAGCCGCCGCCGCGGCACCGCGAGCACCAAGACCCGCGCGCAGGTGAGTGCCACCGGCAAGAAGATGTACAGCCAGAAGGGCACCGGTAACGCCCGTCACGGCGACCGCACTGTTCCGACCTTTGTGGGCGGCGGCGTGGCCTTCGGCCCCAAGCCCCGCAACTACGGCTACACCCTGCCCCGCAAGGTGCGTCAGCTCGGACTGGCGATGGCCCTCTCGGACCGCCAGCAGGAAGGCATGCTGACGGCCGTGGACGGCTTCGGCCTGGACGGCAAGACCAAGGGCTTCGTGTCCTGGGCCGCCGACAACGGCATGAACGGCACAGAGAGCGTGCTGCTCGTGACCGACGACGCCGTGGCCCGTCAGGCCGCGCGCAATGTCCCCTGGGTGACTGTGCTGGCCGTCGCCGGCCTCAACGCCTACGACATCCTGCGCCATGACCGCCTCGTGATTGACGCCGTGGCTCTGGAGCCCGCTCAGGACGAGCAGGCTGAAGAAGAGGGTGCTGCATGA